A single region of the Microscilla marina ATCC 23134 genome encodes:
- the ltrA gene encoding group II intron reverse transcriptase/maturase → METTKQSKLKWNTWQMIDWKQVDLQVFKLQKRIYRATQKNELPKVRKLQKMMTSSMFAKLLAVRKVTQENKGKKTAGIDGVKSLNPKERFTLAQNLKLNGKSSSTRRIWIPKSNAEKRPLSIPTIQERAKQTLLKLALEPEWEARFEPHSYGFRPGRSPHDAVKAIFCCINKKPKYVLDADISKCFDKINHQYLLDKLNTSPTFSRQIKAWLKAGVIDFSERAERKGHNPTHSGTPQGGSISPLLANIALHGLENFIAEHYPSNTDRRLKHSRRDYGRRIQAPRLIRYADDFVILCEELAPIEHCKSLVENWLRESDLELHPSKTRIVHTLQKHHDQKPGFNFLGFEIRQFEVGKHQSGNLNGKKLGFKTIIQPSKESIDRHYQTLKATCIKHRALSAGALISNLNPIIRGWCNYQSPWHASKSFSKVKDLLWKRLWRWAKRRHPKKKLPWIKKKYFGTKQRRWAFVHRTKEAEYRLLYHSDFPKSVKWIQVRGGKSPFDGDELYWSRRIGDKYKTYDPQKARLLKKQKGRCEHCGLSFNPDDIIEKHHLKPKVKGGSNADKNLILVHLYCHDQIHA, encoded by the coding sequence ATGGAGACTACAAAACAGTCAAAGTTGAAATGGAATACCTGGCAAATGATCGACTGGAAACAGGTGGATTTACAGGTATTTAAGCTGCAAAAACGAATTTATCGAGCTACACAAAAGAATGAATTACCCAAAGTTCGCAAACTCCAAAAGATGATGACCAGTTCAATGTTTGCTAAGCTCTTGGCGGTAAGGAAGGTAACTCAGGAGAATAAAGGCAAGAAGACCGCAGGAATTGACGGAGTAAAATCCCTTAATCCGAAAGAGCGTTTCACCCTTGCTCAAAACCTGAAGCTCAACGGAAAGTCTAGTAGTACCCGCAGGATATGGATACCCAAATCTAACGCGGAGAAAAGACCCCTGAGCATACCTACCATACAAGAAAGAGCTAAACAAACTCTACTTAAACTGGCACTGGAACCCGAATGGGAAGCTCGATTTGAGCCTCATTCTTATGGATTTCGCCCAGGTCGTTCTCCTCACGACGCTGTCAAAGCCATTTTCTGTTGCATCAATAAAAAACCTAAGTATGTTTTGGATGCAGACATCAGTAAGTGCTTTGATAAAATCAACCACCAATATCTACTTGACAAGCTCAATACTTCTCCCACCTTTTCACGCCAAATAAAGGCTTGGCTCAAAGCAGGAGTTATAGACTTCTCAGAACGGGCTGAAAGAAAAGGACATAATCCCACCCATAGTGGAACACCGCAAGGCGGTAGTATTTCACCGCTTTTAGCTAACATTGCCCTGCATGGATTGGAGAACTTCATTGCAGAACACTATCCATCCAATACAGACCGAAGGCTAAAACACTCGCGGAGAGATTATGGTAGACGTATACAAGCTCCTCGCCTTATAAGGTATGCCGATGATTTCGTGATACTATGTGAGGAATTAGCGCCGATAGAGCATTGCAAAAGCTTGGTAGAAAATTGGTTAAGGGAAAGCGACCTAGAACTTCATCCCAGCAAGACCAGAATAGTACATACCCTCCAAAAACACCATGACCAAAAACCAGGATTCAATTTTCTAGGCTTTGAAATCAGACAGTTCGAGGTAGGGAAGCATCAATCTGGAAACCTCAATGGTAAGAAGTTAGGATTCAAAACTATCATCCAACCCTCCAAAGAAAGCATTGATAGACATTACCAAACACTTAAAGCCACTTGCATTAAACACCGAGCGTTAAGTGCTGGAGCTTTAATCAGTAACCTCAATCCAATAATCAGAGGTTGGTGCAACTATCAATCTCCTTGGCATGCTTCAAAAAGCTTCTCCAAAGTAAAAGATTTATTGTGGAAACGACTATGGAGGTGGGCAAAACGCCGACATCCCAAGAAGAAACTACCTTGGATCAAAAAGAAATACTTTGGAACAAAGCAAAGAAGGTGGGCATTTGTCCATCGAACGAAGGAAGCCGAATACAGGCTCTTGTATCACTCTGACTTTCCAAAAAGTGTCAAATGGATACAAGTCAGAGGAGGGAAAAGCCCTTTTGATGGAGATGAACTATATTGGAGTCGGAGAATAGGAGATAAATACAAAACCTATGATCCGCAAAAAGCCCGCTTGTTAAAAAAGCAAAAGGGTCGATGTGAGCATTGTGGACTTAGCTTTAACCCAGATGATATCATTGAAAAGCATCATCTGAAGCCAAAAGTTAAGGGAGGTAGTAATGCAGACAAAAACCTGATACTGGTACATCTGTATTGCCACGACCAAATTCATGCTTAA
- a CDS encoding reverse transcriptase/maturase family protein gives MRNAKTILHIIQERGERKLPIERVYRLLYNPNLYLLAYSNLYGNKGALTSGITPETADGMSLDKIQDIICKLKQESYRWKPSKRIFIPKKNGQPRPLSIPCWSDKLLQEVIRLILEAYFEPQFCESSHGFRTGRGCHSALKQMRLKGKGSKWFIEGDIQGCFDNINHQLIIKLLSDKLYDPRFIRLISQLLKTGYIEGWKYNKTYSGVPQGSIIGPILTNIVLNELDKFVENKLIPANTKGKRRRSCPKYALIKRQASKARKQGDMDKCRELNKQAQKIPSRDTNDPKYRRLWYIRYANDTLLGYIGKKEEAIKIKEQIADFLANELHLTLNSDKTLITHAQSQKASFLGYHIRTLQEDAKHDRTGQRCINGNIGLEIPARVIKEHSARYIKRGKPCHLPQHTIDSAYSIIRQYQSEYQGLVQYYRMAYNLHTISKLKYVMEQSLVKTLANKYKTTCNKVYKKYATTIEIEGQAYKVLQTLVEREGKTPLKAHFGGVSTKWNGWVTIDDAKDSNIWNHRSEVVERLLAQKCELCGSTQNIEVHHIRKLNPNRNKGTPVPEWKKKMMARKRKTLIVCQKCHQQIHYGKYDSKPLS, from the coding sequence ATGCGAAACGCCAAAACGATTTTACACATCATTCAGGAAAGAGGTGAACGTAAGCTACCAATAGAAAGGGTATATAGATTACTGTATAACCCTAATCTATACTTGTTAGCTTATTCGAATCTTTATGGTAACAAGGGTGCTCTGACTTCTGGAATAACCCCCGAAACAGCTGACGGAATGTCTTTGGATAAAATACAAGACATTATCTGCAAGCTCAAACAGGAAAGTTATCGTTGGAAACCATCCAAACGTATATTTATTCCAAAGAAAAATGGGCAACCACGCCCTCTGAGCATTCCTTGTTGGTCAGATAAACTGCTACAAGAAGTCATTAGACTTATTCTGGAAGCATATTTTGAACCACAGTTTTGTGAAAGTTCTCACGGCTTTAGAACTGGTAGAGGTTGTCATTCAGCATTGAAGCAAATGAGATTGAAAGGTAAAGGAAGTAAATGGTTCATAGAAGGAGATATTCAAGGATGTTTTGATAACATAAACCATCAACTCATCATTAAACTTCTCTCTGATAAACTTTACGATCCCCGATTCATTCGCCTCATTTCCCAACTGCTTAAAACAGGTTATATAGAAGGCTGGAAATATAACAAAACCTATAGCGGTGTTCCACAAGGATCAATTATTGGTCCTATTTTGACCAATATTGTTTTAAACGAATTAGACAAATTCGTGGAAAATAAATTGATACCTGCTAATACCAAAGGTAAAAGACGTAGATCTTGCCCCAAATATGCCCTAATTAAAAGGCAAGCTTCAAAAGCTCGTAAACAAGGAGATATGGATAAGTGCAGAGAATTAAACAAACAAGCACAGAAAATCCCCTCCCGAGACACCAACGATCCTAAGTATCGGAGATTATGGTACATCAGGTACGCCAACGATACGCTGTTAGGGTATATTGGTAAAAAGGAAGAAGCTATTAAAATAAAAGAACAAATAGCTGATTTTCTGGCAAACGAACTACACTTGACATTGAATAGTGACAAAACCTTGATTACCCACGCTCAAAGCCAAAAAGCAAGCTTTCTTGGGTATCACATTAGAACCTTACAAGAAGATGCTAAACACGACCGAACTGGACAAAGGTGCATTAATGGTAATATAGGCTTGGAAATTCCAGCACGAGTTATCAAAGAACACAGTGCTAGATATATAAAAAGAGGAAAACCTTGTCACTTACCACAACACACTATTGACTCGGCTTATAGTATTATCCGTCAATACCAATCTGAATACCAAGGTTTGGTACAATACTATCGTATGGCTTACAACCTACACACCATCAGTAAGTTAAAATATGTGATGGAACAATCTCTGGTAAAGACTTTAGCTAATAAGTACAAAACTACTTGTAATAAAGTCTACAAAAAGTACGCTACTACCATAGAGATTGAAGGACAAGCCTACAAAGTATTACAAACTCTGGTAGAAAGAGAGGGAAAAACACCACTCAAAGCACATTTTGGAGGTGTTTCTACCAAATGGAATGGATGGGTAACAATTGATGATGCGAAAGATAGCAATATCTGGAATCATAGATCGGAAGTGGTAGAGCGTCTACTGGCTCAAAAATGTGAATTGTGTGGAAGTACTCAAAATATTGAGGTGCACCACATTAGAAAACTCAATCCAAACAGAAACAAAGGTACACCTGTTCCAGAATGGAAAAAGAAAATGATGGCAAGAAAACGTAAAACACTTATTGTTTGCCAAAAATGTCATCAACAAATTCATTATGGGAAATATGACAGCAAGCCATTATCTTGA
- a CDS encoding transposase domain-containing protein, translated as MIQKLVKSGSERGCWKSSWQQPTRWHPTLLHAPFWRPVWEGDLPAEFNNYLFAGSQDAAERTALFYSLIGSCKIVGVNPLAWLTNVIKNINNHPIQKLHLLLPSNWKTQQG; from the coding sequence ATGATACAGAAATTGGTCAAGTCCGGTTCGGAGAGGGGGTGTTGGAAAAGTAGCTGGCAACAGCCAACTCGCTGGCATCCTACTCTACTTCACGCTCCGTTCTGGAGACCAGTGTGGGAGGGTGACCTCCCCGCTGAGTTTAACAACTACCTCTTTGCTGGCTCACAAGATGCCGCAGAACGCACTGCACTCTTCTACTCTTTGATTGGTTCTTGCAAAATAGTAGGGGTAAATCCACTCGCTTGGCTTACAAATGTGATCAAAAATATCAATAATCACCCTATTCAAAAACTACATCTTTTGCTGCCTAGCAACTGGAAAACGCAACAAGGTTAG
- a CDS encoding protein-glutamine glutaminase family protein translates to MQLEYFEEVAHSVSADTKGVGYVAMFGNRKKKLPSEEKARKISNDIITDTLKNIPAFSFTENGCHMRAHIVAKRLKDEGIEAKKIFAISTNEKPIENDNLQTSSKYINTLGNKTNLWSYHTAALIEVEKEGKTLKYVIDPPLSNHPLTVDAWLNKISKVPLMELKNGSQILKRDYRKTNLGKSTIWRDSIGNFRSNINIYFEADVEFMTPIHMVEKKISFDDEYQQAKEILLPKFNFEAKAAELATFIQGKGVNNLTQTDITSIRSQYTMDQIALCIAKYSSGMYKGHGVEQMNLDKKLFPDQEERNFMKFVVYAISLGSPMVIQMYSNYVNTLQVKAGSKTNLKKFKTDFPKIFLILKEEANNIGKNFEQDLFK, encoded by the coding sequence TTGCAGCTTGAGTATTTTGAGGAGGTAGCCCATTCGGTGAGTGCAGATACAAAGGGGGTGGGGTATGTGGCGATGTTTGGAAATAGGAAAAAAAAGCTCCCAAGCGAAGAAAAGGCCAGAAAAATAAGTAATGACATTATTACAGATACCTTAAAAAACATTCCGGCTTTTTCATTTACCGAAAATGGTTGTCATATGAGGGCACATATAGTAGCCAAACGTCTCAAAGACGAAGGCATAGAGGCTAAGAAGATTTTTGCAATCTCGACCAATGAAAAACCAATAGAAAATGACAACCTGCAAACCAGCAGTAAATACATCAATACTTTAGGAAACAAAACGAATCTGTGGAGCTACCATACTGCAGCACTGATTGAAGTAGAAAAAGAAGGTAAAACTCTTAAATATGTCATAGACCCTCCATTAAGTAATCATCCACTCACAGTAGACGCTTGGTTAAATAAAATTAGTAAGGTGCCATTGATGGAGTTAAAGAATGGTTCACAAATTCTCAAAAGAGATTATCGCAAAACAAACTTAGGCAAGAGTACAATTTGGAGGGATAGCATTGGCAACTTTCGGTCTAATATAAATATTTATTTTGAGGCTGACGTAGAGTTCATGACTCCAATACATATGGTAGAGAAAAAAATATCGTTTGATGATGAGTATCAACAAGCAAAAGAGATACTATTACCAAAATTTAATTTTGAAGCTAAAGCAGCTGAGCTAGCTACTTTTATTCAAGGCAAAGGAGTGAATAATTTAACCCAAACTGATATTACTAGCATAAGAAGTCAATATACGATGGACCAAATAGCACTTTGTATAGCAAAATACAGTTCGGGAATGTACAAGGGGCATGGAGTAGAACAAATGAACTTAGACAAAAAGTTGTTCCCTGATCAGGAAGAACGTAATTTCATGAAGTTTGTGGTTTATGCTATCTCCTTAGGAAGTCCTATGGTCATACAAATGTACAGTAATTATGTTAACACCCTGCAAGTAAAAGCAGGGTCAAAAACAAACTTAAAAAAGTTTAAAACAGATTTCCCCAAAATATTTTTAATTTTAAAAGAAGAAGCTAACAATATTGGAAAAAATTTCGAACAAGATTTATTTAAATAA